From the genome of Capsicum annuum cultivar UCD-10X-F1 chromosome 4, UCD10Xv1.1, whole genome shotgun sequence:
CAACGTCAATAaagtaaattatttattcaaaCGAAACCAAATGCCGATCATCACgtggaaaattaaattatctttttcaTGATTTCTTTGGAATAAAATCGCACGTGTGTCGGTTGTGACCTGCACGCCCGCATTTACCACAATAGTTTGAACTTGAAGAAAGTGATTCACTTGATTTGAAATGACTTTCTTTTTTTGGCCTACCCGGAGGTCTTCTGTATTTAGGCGGTAGAACTTCTTCATCTTCTACAAATTGAGGAACATTCCAAGCCTTCATCTCTGGTATTGGAACTATCGGAAGTTCATACGTCTTAACAATGGTTTTTGGCCTGTACAATTTTGAGTAGTAAGGGCCATAATCTCCTACATTTTTAGTCTTTAATACGGCAATTATGTGTGGACagggtatttcatcaattttatacCGGTCACAGTTGCACGTGCCATGTTCAATATCGATAATGTATTTTCTTTCGGATTCATATACACAGTAAAGATAACTTGCAGCTGCCTTAACCTATTAGACACACATGATTCAATACATACGTTAACATAAATATTGATAATGAATTAAAAAAGCTCTTAGTTTCATAACTATTCAAATACATACCATTATCTGTAAAGCCTTAGCCCCATTAAGAGTTAGAATATCTTCAAATCTTCTCCCTAATGCTGTCTTGGTACAAGATGTAATGTcactgctctttcaattccatGCTGCAAATAAAATTCCAACTTCTTCAAGAAATCCTAAAATAGGAAGTTTTCTAGCCTCTATCAAGCAACCATTAATACATTCGGCTATATTAGAGGTCATTATTCTATCTCTATTAATAGGAGAGTGACTTCGAGACTATTTTTCATATCTGATTTCTTCT
Proteins encoded in this window:
- the LOC107869051 gene encoding uncharacterized protein LOC107869051; the encoded protein is MKVVYGVDINYMKSSDITSCTKTALGRRFEDILTLNGAKALQIMVKAAASYLYCVYESERKYIIDIEHGTCNCDRYKIDEIPCPHIIAVLKTKNVGDYGPYYSKLYRPKTIVKTYELPIVPIPEMKAWNVPQFVEDEEVLPPKYRRPPGRPKKESHFKSSESLSSSSNYCGKCGRAGHNRHTCDFIPKKS